In Lycium ferocissimum isolate CSIRO_LF1 chromosome 11, AGI_CSIRO_Lferr_CH_V1, whole genome shotgun sequence, a single genomic region encodes these proteins:
- the LOC132036799 gene encoding uncharacterized oxidoreductase At1g06690, chloroplastic, whose amino-acid sequence MALHFSSACLCSLSQRRVQKIRAVASESSVTVNKEVDKVKLGGSDLKVTKLGIGAWSWGDTSYWNNFEWDDRKLKAAKAAFDASIDCGLTFIDTAEVYGSKFSFGAINSETLLGRFIKERKERDPEVEVAVATKFAALPWRLGRQSVLAALKDSLARLELSSVDLYQLHWPGIWGNEGYIDGLGDAVEQGLVKAVGVSNYSEKRLRNAYEQLKKRGIPLASNQVNYSLIYRLPEQNGVKAACDELGVTLIAYSPLAQGTLTGKYTPENPPTGPRGQLYTPEYLTKLQPLINRIKEIGESYSKTSTQVVLNWLIAQENVVPIPGAKHAEQAKEFAGALGWRLTQQEVDELRSLASDVKPVIGFPVEKL is encoded by the exons ATGGCTTTGCATTTTAGTAGTGCATGTTTGTGTTCTTTAAGCCAGAGGAGAGTTCAGAAAATCAGAGCAGTAGCTTCTGAGAGCAGCGTTACAGTAAACAAAGAAGTAGATAAGGTGAAGCTTGGTGGTTCTGATTTGAAAGTTACAAAGCTTGGAATTGGAGCTTGGTCTTGGGGTGATACCAGCTACTGGAACAACTTTGAATGGGATG ATAGGAAGTTGAAGGCTGCAAAGGCTGCTTTTGATGCCAGCATTGATTGTGGATTAACATTCATTGATACTGCTGAGGTTTATGGTTCAAAG TTCTCATTTGGTGCGATAAATTCTGAGACACTACTAGGAAG ATTCatcaaggaaagaaaagaacGTGATCCAGAGGTGGAGGTTGCTGTTGCAACTAAATTTGCTGCATTACCATGGAGGCTTGGCCGTCAAAGTGTCCTAGCGGCCCTAAAAGATTCTCTTGCACGTCTGGAACTTTCTTCAGTTGATCTTTATCAACTTCACTG GCCAGGAATATGGGGAAATGAAG GTTATATTGACGGTTTAGGAGATGCAGTGGAGCAGGGCCTTGTAAAAGCTGTGGGAGTATCTAACTATAGTG AAAAGCGTCTTCGCAATGCATACGAGCAGCTGAAGAAGAGAGGTATCCCGCTAGCTTCAAATCAAGTGAATTATAGTCTGATATACAGGTTGCCAGAGCAAAATGGTGTAAAGGCTGCCTGTGATGAACTGGGAGTCACATTGATTGCATATTCACCCCTTGCTCAAG GAACTCTGACCGGAAAATATACTCCAGAAAATCCTCCTACTGGCCCTCGAGGACAGCTCTATACCCCTGAATATCTAACCAAA TTACAGCCGCtcataaatagaataaaagagATAGGAGAAAGCTACAGTAAGACTTCGACGCAG GTGGTCCTGAATTGGTTGATTGCACAAGAAAATGTTGTTCCCATTCCAGGAGCCAAACATGCAGAGCAAGCTAAAGAATTTGCTGGTGCATTAGGTTGGAGACTCACTCAACAAGAAGTCGACGAGCTTCGATCTTTGGCATCAGATGTAAAACCTGTTATAGGTTTCCCTGTTGAAAAGTTATAA